A stretch of the Acidobacteriota bacterium genome encodes the following:
- a CDS encoding ECF-type sigma factor, which translates to MPMPGAPTHEITALLRAWEKGQATALDDLTPVVYRELKRLARRHMRGRDGETLQTTALVHEAYLRLVAMSDVKWADRAHFYAVSARIMRGILVDAARARCAQKRGGLSRRAGVSPDIDLDQVPDMGSGRAREILAIHEALEHLATMDPRQAQVVEMRFFVGLTVDETAAVLKISPQSVMRDWKLAKAWLRREIRRGADDSKHG; encoded by the coding sequence ATGCCGATGCCCGGCGCCCCGACGCACGAGATCACCGCCTTGTTGAGGGCCTGGGAGAAGGGGCAGGCCACGGCTCTCGACGACCTGACCCCCGTCGTGTACCGGGAGTTGAAACGGCTGGCGCGGCGGCACATGCGCGGGAGGGATGGCGAGACCCTGCAGACGACGGCGCTCGTTCACGAGGCCTACCTCAGGCTCGTGGCCATGAGCGACGTCAAGTGGGCGGACCGGGCCCATTTCTATGCCGTGTCGGCTCGCATCATGCGGGGAATCCTGGTGGACGCCGCCCGTGCCCGGTGCGCTCAGAAGCGAGGTGGGCTGTCGAGGCGCGCCGGCGTGTCCCCCGACATCGACCTCGATCAGGTTCCGGACATGGGTTCCGGACGCGCCCGGGAGATCCTGGCCATCCACGAGGCCCTGGAGCATCTGGCAACGATGGACCCGCGCCAGGCGCAGGTGGTCGAGATGCGCTTCTTCGTCGGCCTCACCGTCGATGAGACCGCCGCCGTGCTGAAGATCTCTCCGCAGAGCGTCATGCGGGACTGGAAGCTCGCCAAGGCCTGGCTCCGACGGGAGATTCGCCGGGGCGCGGACGACTCGAAGCACGGATAA
- a CDS encoding NAD(P)-dependent alcohol dehydrogenase, whose translation MNTTIGYAAHSATTPLESFPFERREPGPSDVEIEIQYCGVCHSDLHTARNEWMNTVYPVVPGHEIVGRISRVGGSVTRLAKGDLAGVGCMVDSCGTCPDCRDGLEQYCQSGSIFTYNSPDTHTGTMTYGGYSTRIVVDERFVLRVPSSLSLPGVAPLLCAGITTYSPLRHWGVDRGQKVGIVGLGGLGHMGLKFGRAFGAHVVLFTTSPGKIADARRLGADDVVISTDRDGMKKHAGSFDFILDTVAAPHDLDALTALLKRDATLCLVGAPAQPHPSPAVFNLIFRRRRIAGSLIGGIRETQEMLDFCAEHGLTSDIEMIRMQDINIAYERMLRSDVKYRFVIDLASLR comes from the coding sequence ATGAACACGACGATCGGATACGCGGCGCACAGCGCGACGACGCCGCTCGAATCATTTCCGTTCGAACGCCGCGAACCTGGACCGAGCGATGTGGAGATCGAGATCCAGTACTGCGGAGTGTGCCACTCCGACCTGCACACGGCACGCAACGAGTGGATGAACACGGTGTACCCGGTGGTCCCGGGTCACGAGATCGTGGGCCGGATTAGCCGCGTCGGCGGCAGCGTGACGCGCTTGGCGAAGGGCGATCTGGCCGGCGTGGGCTGCATGGTGGATTCCTGCGGGACCTGCCCGGACTGCCGCGACGGCCTGGAACAGTACTGCCAGAGCGGATCGATCTTCACCTACAACAGCCCCGACACGCACACCGGGACGATGACCTACGGCGGCTACTCGACGCGCATTGTCGTCGACGAGCGGTTCGTGTTGCGCGTGCCGTCGTCGTTGAGCCTTCCCGGTGTGGCGCCGCTCCTGTGCGCGGGGATCACGACCTACTCACCCTTGCGTCACTGGGGAGTGGACCGGGGACAAAAGGTCGGAATCGTGGGACTCGGCGGGCTTGGCCACATGGGGCTGAAGTTCGGGCGCGCCTTCGGCGCCCACGTCGTGCTGTTCACGACCTCTCCCGGCAAGATCGCGGACGCGCGCCGGCTCGGCGCGGACGACGTGGTGATTTCGACGGACCGGGACGGCATGAAGAAGCACGCCGGCAGCTTCGATTTCATCCTGGACACCGTCGCCGCCCCGCACGATCTGGACGCGCTCACCGCGCTGCTCAAGCGCGACGCGACGCTGTGCCTGGTGGGGGCGCCGGCCCAGCCGCATCCGTCCCCGGCCGTCTTCAATCTGATCTTCCGGAGGCGACGGATCGCGGGCTCGCTCATTGGCGGCATCCGCGAGACCCAGGAGATGCTCGACTTCTGCGCGGAACACGGCCTCACGTCGGACATCGAGATGATCCGGATGCAGGACATCAACATCGCGTACGAGCGCATGCTGAGAAGTGACGTGAAGTACCGTTTCGTGATCGATCTCGCGTCGCTGCGCTAG
- a CDS encoding protein kinase, with the protein MHLGKWERVKDVYHAALDRDPDERAAFLEKACKDDPEILREVESLLAEASDDSFLEQPAWQAAEPAGDRSGLPEPATENEHPAGPQTGDFPVRRRAFLSVVWLMLAGVVVTFGYAAWTMPRAVAVFGWSEAQRGARWQVASIRPESPAANALQPGDVLLSLNGDAHVAQVGTSPYRDFLGIGEHYRIQVSRAGAAREYVLPTVGARPDLTYRLFFFLLSLAWCAIGLFIGFARPQEEMARLAFAAAVLTGLVFLQTSQLTALYALQPLHVVLGYHFFYLFPGNPPRARGWRTLLWLLYLGTATFAVPAEYLTWVGFVQGPQAVTPWLAGPVGTLMTWVLNVTGLLAMFGAIVVAVHKYRALTDPDQRRRFHWITLGGVVGLAPPAVLGVVGLVRANPDIARWLLPGYAWTVFDMVTCGFSVAIPLSVAYAVVKHGVFGVKVAIRLGIQYLLARRALQALLALPIGALLYTVVSYRQRTIAELVTGTTAYLYWILALGLSLRFRAPLLRWLDQKFFHEQYDSGQVVLGLVDQLARFDSEEAISGFVCRQLERSLHPKSMHLWWRTSSVMTLAHSSDPSLASTPFPISESLLEDLKRLGSVAQMPLPTGSGASGSDSRWLEEQGVRIIVPVAGTGRVDGVLLLGEKQSEQPYGASDIQLVRVMIQATSVMLDNLRLKGQVTDEQRIRRDVLAKLDGSLVSVMQECPVCGACFDRGARACDRDGSVLTLTLPVARTLDGKYRLDRLIGRGGMGAVYEARDLRLGREVAVKVMLGGAFGHQSALRRFRREAQAVARLNHPNVVALYDFGELEGGGAYLVMERLHGATLRAEMKRAGAFAPGETADWFEQMLDGLAAAHEQGVVHRDLKPENILGVGRAGAPLAVKIVDFGLAKIRPLPSAAPTSASLSESGVVMGTLAYMAPEQLRGQEVNARADVYSAGVILVEMLTRARPFADGADIRPDYHLPPGVPNDAELNAVLRRCLAVAPHERFPSAAELRSALIPALRPCDTNRARLRDRR; encoded by the coding sequence ATGCATCTCGGCAAATGGGAGCGGGTGAAGGACGTCTATCATGCGGCGCTCGACCGCGATCCCGATGAGCGGGCAGCCTTCCTCGAGAAGGCCTGCAAGGACGACCCCGAGATCTTGAGAGAGGTCGAATCGCTGCTCGCTGAGGCAAGCGACGACTCGTTCCTTGAGCAGCCCGCCTGGCAGGCGGCCGAACCCGCTGGCGATCGGTCCGGCCTCCCTGAACCCGCGACTGAGAACGAGCATCCTGCGGGGCCCCAGACGGGAGACTTCCCCGTCCGCCGGCGCGCGTTTCTGTCTGTTGTCTGGCTGATGCTCGCTGGGGTTGTCGTGACGTTCGGCTACGCGGCCTGGACAATGCCGCGAGCCGTCGCGGTCTTCGGATGGTCTGAGGCGCAGCGAGGCGCGCGGTGGCAAGTTGCCAGCATCAGGCCCGAAAGCCCCGCCGCAAACGCGCTTCAGCCGGGTGATGTTCTACTCAGTCTGAACGGCGACGCTCACGTCGCCCAGGTCGGCACCTCGCCCTACCGCGACTTTCTGGGCATCGGAGAGCACTACCGGATTCAGGTCAGCCGGGCCGGTGCGGCGCGGGAGTACGTGCTGCCCACGGTTGGCGCCCGCCCGGACCTGACGTATCGGCTGTTCTTCTTTCTGCTCAGCCTGGCCTGGTGTGCGATAGGGCTGTTCATCGGCTTTGCCCGGCCGCAGGAAGAAATGGCCCGGCTGGCGTTCGCGGCGGCTGTCCTGACTGGCTTGGTCTTCCTGCAGACCAGTCAGTTGACGGCCCTCTACGCCCTGCAACCGCTGCACGTGGTCCTCGGCTACCACTTCTTCTATCTGTTTCCCGGCAACCCGCCCCGGGCAAGAGGATGGAGGACGCTGCTCTGGTTGCTGTACCTGGGGACGGCGACGTTCGCGGTCCCTGCGGAGTATCTCACATGGGTGGGGTTCGTGCAGGGTCCGCAGGCAGTGACGCCGTGGCTTGCGGGCCCCGTGGGCACACTGATGACATGGGTACTTAATGTCACGGGCCTGCTGGCGATGTTCGGCGCGATCGTGGTTGCCGTCCACAAGTATCGTGCGCTCACCGATCCCGATCAGCGCCGCCGCTTCCATTGGATCACCCTCGGCGGGGTCGTGGGCCTGGCGCCGCCAGCGGTGCTGGGCGTGGTGGGTCTTGTCCGCGCGAACCCCGACATCGCCCGGTGGCTTCTGCCGGGATACGCCTGGACCGTGTTCGATATGGTCACGTGCGGGTTCAGTGTTGCGATCCCGTTGAGCGTTGCGTATGCGGTCGTCAAGCACGGGGTGTTCGGCGTCAAGGTCGCGATCCGGCTCGGCATTCAGTACCTGCTCGCCCGCCGCGCGCTTCAGGCTCTGCTGGCTCTGCCGATCGGCGCCCTGCTCTACACGGTGGTGAGCTACCGCCAGCGAACCATCGCGGAACTGGTCACTGGCACGACGGCGTATCTCTATTGGATCCTGGCCCTCGGCCTGAGCCTGCGGTTTCGCGCGCCGCTTCTCCGATGGCTCGATCAGAAGTTCTTCCACGAACAGTACGACAGCGGGCAAGTGGTCCTCGGGCTGGTAGACCAACTGGCCCGATTCGACTCGGAGGAAGCGATCTCCGGCTTCGTCTGCCGGCAACTGGAGCGCTCTCTCCACCCGAAGTCGATGCACCTCTGGTGGCGCACGAGCAGCGTCATGACGCTGGCACACAGCTCGGATCCGTCGCTCGCGAGCACTCCATTTCCGATCAGCGAGAGCCTGCTGGAAGATCTGAAGCGCCTGGGAAGCGTCGCCCAGATGCCGCTGCCAACGGGAAGCGGCGCATCAGGCAGCGACTCCCGGTGGCTCGAAGAGCAGGGCGTGCGGATCATCGTGCCCGTGGCAGGCACGGGGCGGGTCGACGGTGTGCTGCTGCTTGGCGAGAAACAGTCCGAGCAACCGTACGGCGCAAGCGACATCCAACTGGTGCGGGTGATGATCCAGGCGACGTCGGTGATGCTCGACAACCTGCGCCTCAAGGGGCAGGTGACCGATGAGCAGCGGATCAGGCGCGACGTGCTCGCCAAGCTCGACGGCAGTCTTGTGAGCGTGATGCAGGAGTGCCCCGTGTGCGGCGCGTGTTTCGATCGCGGCGCCAGGGCGTGCGACCGCGACGGGAGCGTGTTGACCCTCACCTTGCCGGTGGCCCGCACGCTGGACGGCAAGTACCGCCTGGACCGGCTCATCGGCCGGGGAGGAATGGGTGCAGTCTATGAGGCGCGCGACCTGCGGCTCGGGCGCGAAGTCGCGGTCAAGGTCATGCTCGGGGGAGCGTTCGGCCACCAGAGCGCGCTGCGCCGGTTTCGGCGGGAGGCTCAGGCCGTGGCGCGCCTGAACCACCCGAATGTGGTCGCCCTGTATGATTTTGGCGAACTCGAAGGCGGCGGAGCGTACCTCGTCATGGAGCGACTTCACGGCGCCACGTTGCGCGCGGAAATGAAGCGGGCAGGCGCGTTCGCGCCAGGCGAAACGGCAGACTGGTTCGAGCAGATGCTGGACGGCCTTGCCGCTGCCCACGAGCAGGGCGTTGTCCACCGAGACCTCAAACCCGAGAATATCCTGGGCGTCGGCCGGGCTGGCGCTCCTCTGGCGGTGAAGATCGTGGACTTCGGGCTGGCAAAGATCCGTCCCCTGCCCTCCGCGGCGCCGACCTCGGCGAGCCTCAGCGAGTCGGGTGTCGTGATGGGGACCCTGGCCTACATGGCGCCCGAGCAACTCCGCGGACAGGAGGTGAACGCCCGCGCCGATGTCTATTCGGCCGGCGTGATTCTGGTCGAGATGCTGACACGAGCCAGGCCCTTCGCCGACGGCGCGGACATCCGTCCTGATTACCACCTGCCGCCAGGGGTTCCCAACGACGCCGAGTTGAATGCGGTGCTACGGCGCTGCCTGGCGGTGGCGCCTCACGAGCGCTTTCCCTCGGCGGCTGAGCTGCGCAGCGCCCTGATACCGGCGCTTCGCCCGTGCGACACCAACAGGGCTCGGCTGCGGGACCGCCGGTAG
- a CDS encoding adenosine deaminase family protein, with protein MTRDVIRRLPKTDLHVHLDGSLRLPTLIELARERGLELPSLTEDGLRETVFRPRYASLGEYLEGFRYTVAVLQDREALERAAFELCEDCQAEGVRYVEIRFAPQLHVRREFEFSDVVRAVDAGIRLASDAFNSRPEVAAGLEPRFAAGIILCALRYFTPALSEGYRRFFEALPEAPPHELHSAASVQVARAAARLKHDEGLLVVGIDLAGQEKGYPAEDHRAAYQVAHEAFLGKTVHAGEDYGPESIFQAIGNLHADRIGHGTWLFDESKITGRRVTDRKAYVERLAQFVADKRITIEVCLTSNQQTVPELGQDLSRHPFAEMRKRRLSTTFCTDNRLVSNTTVTDEIQRAADAFALTDREVRDILVYGFKRSFFPGTYLEKRAYVRQVIDFADSVLDHDASVRS; from the coding sequence ATGACACGTGACGTGATTCGCCGCCTGCCGAAGACCGATCTGCACGTCCACCTCGATGGGTCGCTGCGCCTGCCAACGCTCATCGAGCTGGCCCGCGAGCGCGGCCTCGAACTGCCGTCGCTGACCGAGGACGGGCTTCGGGAGACGGTCTTTCGTCCTCGGTACGCCAGCCTCGGAGAATATCTCGAGGGATTTCGCTACACCGTGGCGGTGCTGCAGGATCGCGAAGCGCTCGAGCGGGCGGCGTTCGAGTTGTGCGAGGACTGCCAGGCGGAGGGCGTGCGGTACGTCGAGATTCGCTTCGCGCCCCAGCTTCACGTCCGCCGCGAGTTTGAGTTCTCGGACGTCGTGCGGGCGGTGGACGCCGGAATTCGCCTGGCCTCGGACGCGTTCAACTCCCGGCCCGAGGTGGCGGCCGGCCTGGAGCCCCGCTTCGCTGCCGGGATCATTCTGTGCGCGCTGCGCTACTTCACGCCGGCTCTTTCGGAAGGATACAGGCGCTTCTTCGAGGCGCTGCCGGAGGCACCGCCACACGAATTGCACTCGGCGGCCAGTGTGCAGGTGGCGCGGGCGGCGGCGCGGCTCAAGCACGACGAGGGATTGCTGGTGGTCGGCATCGACCTGGCGGGACAGGAAAAGGGCTATCCGGCCGAGGACCATCGAGCGGCCTACCAGGTGGCGCACGAGGCGTTTCTCGGCAAGACGGTCCATGCGGGCGAGGACTACGGGCCCGAGTCGATCTTCCAGGCCATCGGGAACCTGCACGCCGACCGGATTGGCCACGGGACGTGGCTGTTCGACGAATCGAAAATCACGGGCAGGCGCGTCACCGATCGCAAGGCGTACGTCGAGCGCCTGGCGCAGTTCGTCGCCGACAAGCGGATCACGATCGAGGTGTGCCTGACGTCCAACCAGCAGACCGTTCCGGAACTGGGGCAGGATCTGAGCCGGCACCCGTTTGCCGAGATGCGGAAGCGCCGGCTCTCAACCACGTTCTGTACCGACAACCGGCTCGTGTCAAACACCACCGTGACCGACGAGATCCAGCGTGCGGCGGACGCCTTCGCCCTCACCGACCGTGAGGTGCGCGACATCCTCGTCTACGGTTTCAAGCGCAGCTTCTTCCCCGGCACCTATCTGGAGAAGCGCGCCTACGTCCGCCAGGTGATCGACTTCGCCGACTCCGTTCTCGACCACGACGCCAGCGTCAGGTCGTGA
- a CDS encoding amidohydrolase: MLRRVLTVFCSVAFVSIAFAQAPPASQKSAVVAAIDARAAELARLSDQVWAFAETALLETKSAEALASYAEAQGFRVRRGVAEMPTAFVAEYGQGAPVIGVLGEYDALPGLSQKAEPAQSPLEAGAPGHGCGHNLLGVGALGAAVAIKEQIAAGKIAGTIRFYGTPAEESVGGKLYMLRAGLFKDVDIVLSWHPGDENNADTRSSQAMVDFIVEFHGKTAHAALDPWNGRSAVDGLEIFTHSVNYLREHVKPTVRMHYSIVDGGQVPNVVPAYAKLWCWVRDSDRDGVEDVMTRIRKIVTGSALAADVEAKLTVQSGSYNMLVNMAGQRLVFDNLKWLGPPAFTPAEQAFAREIQKAAAIEPAGLDATIKPFLDNPGPPEGGSTDVADVSWNVPTLQLTVTTAPKDAPWHAWPVVACGGMSIGHAGMTYAAKALASTMVDLFADPAKRAAIRKEFEAKVAGKPFQSYLPAGPPLVPKR; encoded by the coding sequence ATGCTGCGTCGCGTCTTGACGGTGTTCTGTTCGGTCGCATTCGTATCGATCGCGTTTGCTCAGGCCCCGCCGGCGTCACAGAAATCGGCAGTCGTCGCCGCGATCGACGCGCGCGCCGCCGAGCTCGCGCGCCTCAGCGATCAGGTCTGGGCGTTTGCCGAGACGGCGCTCCTGGAAACGAAATCAGCCGAGGCCCTCGCCTCGTATGCCGAAGCGCAGGGATTCCGCGTCCGCCGAGGCGTCGCCGAGATGCCCACGGCGTTCGTCGCCGAGTACGGACAGGGTGCGCCCGTGATCGGCGTGCTCGGCGAATACGATGCGCTTCCGGGGCTCTCGCAGAAAGCCGAGCCGGCGCAGTCTCCGCTCGAGGCCGGTGCCCCCGGCCACGGATGCGGCCACAATCTCCTGGGCGTCGGCGCCCTCGGGGCGGCCGTGGCGATCAAGGAACAGATCGCGGCAGGGAAGATCGCCGGCACGATCCGCTTCTACGGCACGCCCGCCGAGGAGAGCGTGGGCGGCAAGCTCTACATGCTGCGCGCAGGGCTCTTCAAAGATGTCGACATCGTGCTCTCGTGGCACCCAGGCGACGAGAACAACGCCGACACGCGGAGCAGCCAGGCCATGGTCGACTTCATCGTGGAGTTTCACGGCAAAACCGCACACGCGGCCTTAGACCCGTGGAATGGGCGCAGCGCGGTCGACGGGCTGGAGATCTTCACGCACTCGGTCAACTACCTGCGCGAGCACGTCAAGCCCACCGTCAGGATGCACTACTCCATCGTCGATGGCGGCCAGGTGCCCAACGTGGTTCCCGCCTACGCGAAACTCTGGTGCTGGGTCCGCGATTCTGATCGTGACGGCGTCGAGGACGTGATGACGCGGATTCGGAAGATCGTCACCGGATCGGCGCTCGCCGCAGACGTCGAAGCGAAGCTGACGGTGCAGAGCGGCTCCTACAACATGCTGGTCAACATGGCGGGCCAGCGCCTGGTCTTCGACAACCTCAAGTGGCTGGGACCGCCGGCGTTCACGCCGGCCGAGCAGGCCTTCGCCCGCGAGATTCAGAAGGCCGCGGCGATCGAACCGGCCGGCCTCGACGCGACCATCAAGCCGTTCCTGGACAACCCGGGGCCGCCCGAGGGCGGATCGACCGACGTCGCGGACGTCAGCTGGAATGTTCCGACGCTCCAGCTCACCGTGACGACGGCGCCGAAAGACGCCCCGTGGCATGCCTGGCCGGTCGTCGCGTGCGGCGGCATGTCGATCGGCCACGCGGGCATGACGTACGCGGCGAAAGCGCTGGCCTCGACGATGGTCGATCTGTTTGCGGATCCGGCGAAGCGGGCGGCGATCCGGAAGGAGTTCGAAGCGAAAGTGGCCGGAAAGCCGTTCCAGAGTTACCTGCCGGCCGGGCCGCCGCTCGTTCCGAAACGCTAA
- a CDS encoding alpha/beta hydrolase-fold protein, which translates to MMRACQARGAIRLFSKMLLGLAALAMSVTVAAASPQKAAKRPPALRFEITFPAAAHAAPVTGRVYVMIARTGDREPRQQIGRTGTPLFGRDVEKLAPGTPAVIDETDLGTPIDSLRDIPAGDYVVQAMVNVYSEFKRADGHVVWMHDDQWEGQRWTVSPGNLYSAPTTVRLDPAAGGVVKLAADKVIPPIAPPADTPFVKRFKFQSQMLTKFWGRPVYLGATVLLPREYDRETTSYPVLYDQGHFSAGAPLRFDTEFKPSERQAYNISMDWMKLDFPKMVVVTFQHPAPYFDDSYAVNSVNLGPYGDAIMQELIPEVEKRFRVMREPYARVLSGGSTGGWESLALQIFHPDFFGGTWSSCPDSVTFTDVEGINIYKDTNAFYKTNANGWLKVPTINSREVNGQVRQTSEQRNRFELVNGTKGRSGEQLDIWSAVYGPLGADGYFQPLFNKRTGEIDPKVAQYWKDNYDLLAYLQRNWAAVGPKLVDKIHVYTGTADTYFLNNSTRELQDWMKTTANPHYEGFFLYGDGKPHCWSGPVNQGERLKDMAQHIMAHKPDWATASWWPR; encoded by the coding sequence ATGATGCGCGCTTGCCAGGCCCGCGGGGCCATTCGCCTGTTCTCGAAGATGTTGCTCGGCCTTGCCGCGCTCGCGATGTCTGTCACGGTTGCCGCCGCTTCGCCGCAGAAGGCGGCAAAGAGGCCGCCGGCCCTGCGTTTCGAAATCACGTTCCCGGCGGCCGCACACGCGGCCCCGGTGACCGGCCGCGTCTACGTGATGATCGCCCGGACCGGCGACCGCGAGCCGCGCCAGCAGATCGGCCGCACGGGTACGCCGCTCTTCGGCCGCGACGTCGAGAAGCTGGCGCCGGGCACGCCGGCCGTCATCGACGAGACTGATCTCGGCACGCCGATCGACAGCCTCCGCGACATTCCCGCCGGCGACTACGTCGTTCAGGCGATGGTGAATGTCTACTCGGAGTTCAAACGCGCCGACGGCCACGTGGTGTGGATGCACGACGACCAGTGGGAAGGCCAGCGATGGACCGTGTCGCCGGGCAACCTCTACAGCGCACCGACGACGGTACGCCTCGACCCGGCCGCGGGCGGCGTCGTGAAGCTGGCCGCCGACAAGGTCATTCCGCCGATCGCCCCTCCAGCCGACACGCCGTTTGTGAAGCGGTTCAAGTTCCAGAGCCAGATGCTCACGAAGTTCTGGGGGCGGCCCGTCTATCTCGGGGCGACGGTACTGCTTCCGCGCGAATACGACCGCGAAACCACCAGCTACCCGGTGCTGTACGACCAGGGCCACTTCTCAGCAGGCGCGCCGCTCCGATTCGATACCGAGTTCAAGCCGAGCGAACGCCAGGCCTACAACATCTCGATGGACTGGATGAAACTCGACTTCCCGAAGATGGTCGTCGTGACGTTCCAGCACCCTGCACCGTACTTCGACGACTCGTACGCGGTGAACTCCGTGAACCTCGGCCCGTACGGCGACGCGATCATGCAGGAACTCATCCCGGAGGTCGAGAAGCGGTTCCGCGTGATGCGCGAGCCCTACGCGCGCGTGCTCTCGGGCGGCTCGACAGGCGGATGGGAGTCGCTCGCCCTGCAGATCTTCCATCCTGATTTCTTCGGCGGCACGTGGTCGTCCTGCCCCGACTCGGTCACGTTCACGGATGTCGAGGGCATCAACATCTACAAGGACACGAACGCGTTTTACAAGACGAATGCCAACGGCTGGCTGAAGGTGCCCACGATCAACAGCCGCGAAGTGAACGGCCAGGTGCGCCAGACCTCCGAGCAGCGCAATCGCTTCGAGCTGGTGAATGGAACGAAGGGCCGGTCGGGAGAACAACTCGATATCTGGTCGGCGGTCTACGGCCCCCTCGGCGCCGACGGCTACTTCCAGCCGCTGTTCAACAAGCGGACGGGCGAGATTGATCCGAAGGTGGCGCAATACTGGAAGGACAACTACGACCTGCTCGCCTACCTCCAGCGGAACTGGGCGGCGGTCGGGCCGAAGCTCGTGGACAAGATTCACGTCTACACCGGGACGGCCGACACCTACTTCCTCAACAACTCCACGCGCGAGCTGCAGGACTGGATGAAGACGACGGCCAACCCGCACTACGAGGGGTTCTTCCTCTACGGCGACGGAAAGCCGCACTGCTGGAGCGGACCGGTCAACCAGGGCGAGCGCTTGAAGGACATGGCGCAGCACATCATGGCGCACAAGCCCGACTGGGCCACCGCGTCGTGGTGGCCGCGGTAG
- a CDS encoding adenosine deaminase family protein has product MTRDVIRRLPKTDLHVHLDGSLRLPTLIELARERGIELPSYTEDGLRETVFRPRYATLIEYLEGFRYTVAVLQDREAIERAAFELCEDCQAEGVRYVEIRFAPQLHVRREFEFTDVVRAVDSGIRRASTAFNSRSEVASGLEPRFAAGIILCALRHFTPALSEGYRRFFEALPEAPPHELHSAASVQVARAAARLKHDEGLLVVGIDLAGQEKGYPAEDHRAAYQVAHEAFLGKTVHAGEDYGPESIFQAIGNLHADRIGHGTWLFDESKITGKRVTDRKAYVERLAQFVADKRITIEVCLTSNQQTVPELGQDLSRHPFAEMRKRRLSTTFCTDNRLVSNTTVTDEIQRAAEAFALTDREVRDILVYGFKRSFFPGTYLEKRAYVREMIDFADSVIDDNASVRP; this is encoded by the coding sequence ATGACACGTGACGTGATTCGCCGCCTGCCGAAGACCGATCTGCACGTTCATCTCGATGGGTCGTTGCGCCTGCCGACGCTCATCGAACTGGCCCGCGAGCGCGGCATCGAACTGCCGTCGTATACCGAGGATGGCCTACGGGAGACGGTCTTTCGTCCTCGGTACGCCACTCTCATCGAGTATCTCGAGGGATTTCGCTACACGGTGGCGGTGCTTCAGGATCGCGAAGCGATCGAGCGGGCGGCGTTCGAGTTGTGCGAGGACTGCCAGGCCGAGGGCGTGCGATACGTTGAGATCCGCTTCGCGCCCCAGCTTCACGTGCGCCGGGAGTTCGAGTTCACGGACGTCGTGCGGGCCGTGGACTCCGGCATCCGCCGGGCCTCGACCGCCTTCAACTCCCGGTCCGAGGTGGCGTCCGGCCTGGAGCCTCGCTTCGCCGCCGGGATCATCCTGTGCGCGCTGCGCCATTTCACTCCGGCTCTTTCGGAAGGATACAGACGATTCTTCGAGGCGCTGCCCGAGGCACCGCCGCACGAATTGCACTCGGCCGCCAGTGTGCAGGTGGCGCGGGCGGCGGCGCGGCTCAAGCACGACGAAGGCTTGCTGGTGGTCGGCATCGATCTGGCGGGACAGGAAAAGGGTTATCCGGCCGAGGATCATCGCGCCGCCTACCAGGTGGCGCACGAAGCGTTTCTCGGCAAGACCGTCCACGCGGGCGAGGACTACGGCCCCGAGTCGATCTTCCAGGCGATCGGCAACCTGCACGCCGACCGGATTGGGCACGGGACGTGGCTGTTCGACGAATCGAAGATCACGGGCAAGCGCGTCACCGATCGCAAGGCGTACGTCGAGCGCCTGGCGCAGTTTGTCGCCGACAAGCGGATCACGATCGAGGTGTGCCTGACGTCCAACCAGCAGACTGTTCCGGAACTGGGACAGGATCTGAGCCGGCACCCGTTTGCCGAGATGCGGAAGCGCCGGCTCTCGACTACGTTCTGCACCGACAACCGCCTCGTCTCGAACACGACTGTGACCGACGAGATCCAGCGTGCGGCAGAAGCCTTCGCCCTCACCGACCGTGAGGTGCGCGACATCCTCGTCTACGGTTTCAAGCGCAGCTTCTTCCCGGGGACGTACCTGGAGAAGCGCGCCTACGTCCGCGAGATGATCGACTTCGCCGACTCCGTTATCGACGACAACGCCAGCGTCAGGCCGTAA